The window TGATTTCCTCCAAACCTGCAGATTCACTAAAGGCAGTGAAAAGGGCCAATGCAGTCAGAGCAGCAGATCCGATAGCAAAACCTTTGGCCACTGCAGCTGTAGTGTTACCGACAGCGTCCAGCTTGTCGGTGTTCTTACGCACTTCCGGACCAAGCTCAGCCATTTCGGCAATACCGCCGGCGTTATCAGCAACCGGGCCGAAGGAATCGATAGCAACAACCATACCGGCAGTGGAAAGCATACCCATAGCAGCCATGGCGATACCGTAGATACCGAGACCGGCACCTGCGGATTCAGCCGCAATATAAGAAGCATAGATGGCAATTACAATAACGAGAATCGGATAAACAGTACTCTTCAGACCGACTGCCAAACCTTTAATAATATTGGTAGCAGGACCGGTTTCCGAGGCTTCGGCAATTTCCTGAGCAGGTCTCTTATGATATGAAGTATAAAGCTCGGTTATGTAACCAACTGCTACGTTAGTAACCAAGCCGGCAACAATACCTACAAAAATACCAATGGCCTTATCGGCAAATAACCACTGGGCCAGGAAGAATCCGGCGACAGCCGTAATAATGTTTGTGCCGTACAGACCTTTGTTCAGAGCGGCCTGCGGGTTGCCGTCCTCACCGCTCATACGGACAAAACTTGTACTGATTATAGAAGCAACGATGCCGATAGCGCCGATCAGTAACGGGAAAAGAACTCCGTTTATCCCAAGCACGCTGCCACCGATAACCATGGCAGCAATGGAAGTAGCGGCATAGGACTCAAACAGGTCAGCGCCCATACCGGCAGTGTCACCAACGTTATCACCCACGTTGTCGGCAATAACTGCCGGGTTCCTCGGGTCGTCTTCAGGAATACCTGCTTCTACCTTACCAACCAGGTCAGCGCCTACGTCAGCAGCCTTGGTATAGATACCGCCGCCAACCCGAGCAAAGAGAGCAACGGCGCTGGCGCCAAAAGCAAAACTGTTAATGACTGCAGGAACTTTAAAGATAATATAAAGTGCGGATACACAACCCAATCCAAGACCGGCTACGGACAGACCCATAACAGCGCCGCCTTTGAAGGCAATAGTAAGAGCTTTTTGCAGTCCGGAACGGGCAGCGTTGGTTGTACGGGCGTTGGACTTGGTGGTACTGACCATACCCATGTAACCTGCAATGGCGGAGGCTACTGCACCAACCAGGAAGGATATAGGAAGCGCAAGTTTTCCGGAAAGACCCTGAACTTTCTCAGCTGCAGTTGGGTCTCCATGAGTAAACAATTCTACAGGAACAAAAAATAAAGCCACAAAAATAACGATTACAATCGGAGCAAGCGTCTTGTACTGACGATTCAGGTAGGCCATGGCCCCTTCAAAAATAGCTTCGGATAATTCCTTCATTCTGGGGGTACCCATGTCCTCCTTGAGGACGCTGCTCAGGAACAGTAATGCCACGATAACGGACAATATACCTGCTCCCAGAGAAACATAAGCCAATGTCATAGTCTGCTCCATTAACCCTCTCACTCTCCTCTTTAATTTTTTTAATATTCGGGATTTTAATAAACCCCTTTGGTAACGAACCTAAAAACTCCCCCATGCTTATAAACAAAGGTTTCCGGTATATCCAGAAACTGTTTTTAAGTTCATATCACCTCCGTTAACCAGGATAATCCATGATGCACAATTATAGCATAGTATGGACGAAATTACAACTGCATTTGTTGTAATATAATGAAGATTAAAAAAACTTAGCAAATGTCCCTTGTCCCTATTACTTTATAATAGAGACAAGGGAATTATTCCTTATTTTTTCAGATTATAAAAAGCTTTCATACCCTTGTACTGAGCAATTTCAGCTAACTCTTCCTCAATTCTCAGCAGTTGGTTGTATTTGGCTACCCTGTCGGTACGGGATGGGGCGCCTGTTTTAATCTGGCCGGCATTGGTGGCCACAGCGATATCAGCTATCGTGGTATCTTCTGTTTCTCCCGAACGATGGGAGACTACAGCCGTATAGCCGGCCCGCTTGGCCATTTCAATAGCATCGAAGGTTTCCGTCAACGTACCAATCTGGTTAACCTTAATCAGGATAGCGTTGGCAGTAGCATTGTCGATGCCCTTTTTCAGTCGCTCCGTATTGGTTACAAAGAGGTCGTCACCAACCAACTGAATCTTCTTGCCCAAACGGGCGGTTAGTTTCTGCCAGCCTTCCCAGTCATCCTCAGACAATCCGTCCTCGATGGAAATAATGGGGTACTTGCCGACCAGTTCTTCATAGAAATCAATCATCTCGTCAGAGGACCTGGCTTTGCCTTCCCCTTCCAGCACGTATTTACCTTCTTTATAAAGCTCCGTAGCGGCAACATCTAATGCCAGCATAATATCTTGTCCTGGCTTGTACCCGGCTTTGTTTATGGCTTCAATAATTACCGCCAAGGCTTCCTCGTTGGACTTCAAATTTGGGGCAAAACCGCCTTCATCACCGACAGCAGTGTTAAGCCCTTTGCCTTTTAGCACAGCTTTCAGGTTGTGGAAAACCTCAGCACACATCCTGAGGGCCTCGGCAAAACTTTGCGCCCCAACAGGCATAACCATAAATTCCTGGATATCCACATTGTTATCAGCATGTTTACCACCGTTTAGGATGTTCATCATCGGTACGGGCAGCTCTTTGGCATTAAATCCGCCCAGGTACTGATACAGCGGCAAACCAAGAAATTCCGCGCTGGCCTTTGCCACAGCCATGGAAACGCCTAAAATTGCGTTGGCTCCCAGCTTGCCCTTGTTGGGTGTGCCATCAAGCCCAATGAGCATTTGGTCGATACCCACCTGATCCAGGGCATTAAATCCGATGATTTCCGGCGCAATGATGTCGTTTACATTCTTAACGGCATTTTGCACCCCTTTACCCAAATACCTGTCTTTGTCCCCGTCCCGCAGCTCTACCGCTTCATGGGCACCAGTGGAAGCGCCGGAAGGAACGGCAGCCCTGCCAAGAGTACCGTCTTCCAGAATAACGTCCACCTCGATGGTGGGATTCCCCCTGGAATCCAGTATTTCGCGGGCTACAACATCTGCTATAATTGTCATTTTCGGGACCCCCTCAAAATTTTTATTTTTCTATGTCCTTTTCCTTGGCTATCAAGCACTGCCCGGTCATTTCAGGCGGCTTTTCCAAACCAAGGATGTAGAGCATGGTAGGAGCAATATCCTCTAACCTGCCAGGCAGCAGCCTGACGTTCTTCATTTCCTTACTTACCAAAATCAAAGGCACCCGGTGGACGGTATGAGCTGTTTGCGGCTGGCCGGTAGCCGGGTCGACCATTTGGTCGGCATTGCCGTGGTCGGCCGTTAATAATACCGTTCCGCCCTTGGTCATTACGGCCTGTACAACCCGTCCTATACATTCATCCACCGCTTCTATGGCCTTAACAGCCGCTTCCATTACCCCGGTATGTCCTACCATATCAGGGTTGGCGTAGTTTAATATTATTACATCAAATTTATCCTTTTCAATTTCCTTGACGACGGCATCGGTTACTTCGTATGCGCTCATCTCCGGCTTAAGGTCATAAGTAGCAACCTTGGGTGAAGGAATTAGAATGCGCTCTTCACCTTCATTGGGAGTCTCCACACCGCCGTTAAAGAAAAAGGTAACATGCGCATATTTTTCTGTTTCAGCTATTCTCAACTGCTTTAATCCGTGCTTGCTAATGTATTCACCAAAGGTATTCACCAGCACCTGCGGTTTAAAAGCCACAGGGGCGTTAATCGTCTTATCATACTGAGTCATGCATACATAGTAAACCTTGGGCGGGTTAGGCCCCCGGTTAAATCCGTCAAAATTTTCATCAACAAAAGCCCGGGTTATTTCCCTGGCCCGGTCGGGCCTGAAGTTATAAAATATTACCGCATCGCCTGTTTTTACCCTGGCTACAGGGTCCCCGTTTTTGTCAATGATAACAGTCGGTATGACAAACTCATCTGTATCCCCTTTTTCATAGGACTGGGCCACCGCGCCTGAAGCCAGGGTAGATTTAAGGCCTTCCCCGTAGACCATGGCATTATATGCCTTTTGTACCCGCTCCCATCTCTTGTCCCGGTCCATGGCATAGTATCGGCCCATTACAGTGGCAATGGCCCCGATTCCCAGCTCGTCAAATTTTGCTTCCAGTGCATCAATGTATTCCCTGGCATTAGCAGGGGGTACATCACGGCCATCGAGAAATGCGTGGACAAAAACCTTTCGCAGGTTATTCCTCTTAGCCATGTCCAGCAAAGCATACAGATGAGATATATGACTATGTACGCCACCATCAGACAAAAGCCCCATCAGGTGCAGCGCCGAACCGTTTTGTTTGGTATGGTTGACTGCCTTCAGCAATTCTTCATTATCGAAAAATGAACCATCTTTTATGGCTTTGGTAATGCGCGTAAATTCCTGGTAAACAATCCTACCGGCCCCTATATTCAGGTGGCCAACCTCGGAATTGCCCATCTGTCCTTCCGGCAGGCCAACATCTTCTCCGGATGCCCCCAACTGGGTTTTGGGATATTCAGCCAGCAATGCATCCCAATTAGGCTTTTTGGCTTTGGCTAT of the Thermincola ferriacetica genome contains:
- the eno gene encoding phosphopyruvate hydratase codes for the protein MTIIADVVAREILDSRGNPTIEVDVILEDGTLGRAAVPSGASTGAHEAVELRDGDKDRYLGKGVQNAVKNVNDIIAPEIIGFNALDQVGIDQMLIGLDGTPNKGKLGANAILGVSMAVAKASAEFLGLPLYQYLGGFNAKELPVPMMNILNGGKHADNNVDIQEFMVMPVGAQSFAEALRMCAEVFHNLKAVLKGKGLNTAVGDEGGFAPNLKSNEEALAVIIEAINKAGYKPGQDIMLALDVAATELYKEGKYVLEGEGKARSSDEMIDFYEELVGKYPIISIEDGLSEDDWEGWQKLTARLGKKIQLVGDDLFVTNTERLKKGIDNATANAILIKVNQIGTLTETFDAIEMAKRAGYTAVVSHRSGETEDTTIADIAVATNAGQIKTGAPSRTDRVAKYNQLLRIEEELAEIAQYKGMKAFYNLKK
- the gpmI gene encoding 2,3-bisphosphoglycerate-independent phosphoglycerate mutase, with product MTVRNRPVVLTILDGWGIGDASEGDAIAKAKKPNWDALLAEYPKTQLGASGEDVGLPEGQMGNSEVGHLNIGAGRIVYQEFTRITKAIKDGSFFDNEELLKAVNHTKQNGSALHLMGLLSDGGVHSHISHLYALLDMAKRNNLRKVFVHAFLDGRDVPPANAREYIDALEAKFDELGIGAIATVMGRYYAMDRDKRWERVQKAYNAMVYGEGLKSTLASGAVAQSYEKGDTDEFVIPTVIIDKNGDPVARVKTGDAVIFYNFRPDRAREITRAFVDENFDGFNRGPNPPKVYYVCMTQYDKTINAPVAFKPQVLVNTFGEYISKHGLKQLRIAETEKYAHVTFFFNGGVETPNEGEERILIPSPKVATYDLKPEMSAYEVTDAVVKEIEKDKFDVIILNYANPDMVGHTGVMEAAVKAIEAVDECIGRVVQAVMTKGGTVLLTADHGNADQMVDPATGQPQTAHTVHRVPLILVSKEMKNVRLLPGRLEDIAPTMLYILGLEKPPEMTGQCLIAKEKDIEK
- a CDS encoding sodium-translocating pyrophosphatase yields the protein MEQTMTLAYVSLGAGILSVIVALLFLSSVLKEDMGTPRMKELSEAIFEGAMAYLNRQYKTLAPIVIVIFVALFFVPVELFTHGDPTAAEKVQGLSGKLALPISFLVGAVASAIAGYMGMVSTTKSNARTTNAARSGLQKALTIAFKGGAVMGLSVAGLGLGCVSALYIIFKVPAVINSFAFGASAVALFARVGGGIYTKAADVGADLVGKVEAGIPEDDPRNPAVIADNVGDNVGDTAGMGADLFESYAATSIAAMVIGGSVLGINGVLFPLLIGAIGIVASIISTSFVRMSGEDGNPQAALNKGLYGTNIITAVAGFFLAQWLFADKAIGIFVGIVAGLVTNVAVGYITELYTSYHKRPAQEIAEASETGPATNIIKGLAVGLKSTVYPILVIVIAIYASYIAAESAGAGLGIYGIAMAAMGMLSTAGMVVAIDSFGPVADNAGGIAEMAELGPEVRKNTDKLDAVGNTTAAVAKGFAIGSAALTALALFTAFSESAGLEEINILNPIVIIGLFIGATVPFLVASFAMEAVGRAAFDMIAEVRRQFREIPGLMEGKAKPDYAKCVDISTRAAIREMIAPGIVAIGTPVVVGFLLGPLALGATLAGGTASGVLLALFMANSGGAWDNAKKYIETGKLGGKGSDAHKAAVVGDTVGDPFKDTAGPAMNPLIKVMGTISLIIAPIVAKFYVFQSIIK